Proteins from a single region of Weeksella virosa DSM 16922:
- a CDS encoding DUF6909 family protein, which yields MSISRARRSTNAIERIYISMRHLFHRGVYRVSGKPGNILRGLLYEINPEIYGTMTDPEKVELNGLIYVLDRLPEGIVETPFVNFTADEGYDRSIFTPIIPKKRRRFCYRIDDDQMNIEITRGRSEVYDILTHLTFLYNEADKIANRAFNNTSLNKHRIWEQIENIALNNVELNRKEREISLMHLATILGRTFEETQAVHKYFSEPNDKEKFFKIVYWMGKTSQQDELGVKKREIIFTSTLRESIGHHMIGESWANEIKKNLLKNNLHEKNLHIISANMHSVMNTLYAFDALGTTYSPKTDLDLFKEISAEKNKIMREEINRFSQENGLIAIKDQSGTNIDVQIIDLEKVDFKNSAFSYAQDTSKDVLIVMDYAFGEQAFEAMDELLKPYKTGKTHFKMNVKSVSIMGKAGILDGTKGDIMIPTAHVFEGTTDNYPFKNELSLEDFKGSRLGVYEGTMISVLGTSLQNKDVLEYFKNSSWDAIGLEMEGAHYQKAIQIASKIRHHIDEDVKVQYAYYASDNPLETGSTLASGGLGLTGVKPTYLITQKILEKIIK from the coding sequence ATGTCGATATCAAGAGCAAGAAGATCAACGAACGCGATCGAGCGAATTTATATATCTATGCGTCACTTATTTCATCGTGGCGTTTATCGAGTTTCTGGGAAACCAGGTAATATATTGCGAGGTTTATTGTACGAAATAAATCCGGAAATATATGGTACAATGACTGATCCAGAGAAAGTAGAACTCAATGGTTTGATATACGTTCTCGATCGATTACCAGAAGGAATCGTAGAAACACCATTTGTTAATTTCACAGCTGATGAAGGGTACGATCGTTCTATTTTTACACCGATAATCCCAAAGAAAAGAAGGCGTTTTTGTTATCGTATCGATGATGATCAGATGAATATCGAGATTACACGTGGCCGATCAGAGGTATACGATATTCTTACACATTTAACGTTTTTGTACAATGAAGCCGATAAAATTGCCAATCGTGCATTTAACAATACTTCGCTCAATAAGCATCGAATTTGGGAGCAAATAGAAAATATTGCTCTTAATAATGTAGAGCTTAATAGAAAAGAAAGAGAAATTTCTCTGATGCACTTAGCAACCATCTTAGGAAGAACATTCGAGGAAACACAAGCTGTACATAAATATTTTAGCGAACCAAACGATAAAGAAAAGTTTTTCAAGATTGTTTATTGGATGGGTAAAACCAGTCAGCAGGATGAGTTGGGAGTAAAAAAACGAGAGATTATTTTTACTTCAACTTTACGCGAATCAATCGGCCATCATATGATCGGAGAATCCTGGGCGAATGAAATCAAAAAAAACTTGCTAAAAAATAACCTTCACGAGAAAAACCTTCATATCATAAGTGCAAATATGCACTCTGTGATGAATACTCTATACGCATTCGATGCATTAGGAACAACTTATTCGCCAAAAACTGATTTGGATCTTTTCAAAGAAATTTCTGCTGAGAAGAACAAAATCATGCGTGAAGAAATAAATCGGTTCTCACAAGAAAATGGTCTTATCGCGATAAAAGATCAATCAGGGACCAATATCGATGTGCAAATTATCGATCTAGAGAAAGTAGATTTTAAGAATTCAGCTTTTTCATATGCTCAAGATACAAGTAAAGATGTGTTGATTGTGATGGATTATGCTTTTGGAGAGCAAGCCTTCGAAGCGATGGATGAATTACTTAAACCATATAAAACCGGAAAAACACATTTCAAGATGAATGTAAAATCGGTTTCGATTATGGGAAAAGCCGGAATTTTAGACGGCACAAAAGGAGATATAATGATTCCTACCGCCCATGTATTCGAAGGTACAACCGATAATTACCCATTTAAAAATGAATTGTCCCTAGAAGATTTTAAAGGAAGCAGATTAGGAGTGTATGAGGGTACGATGATTTCTGTTTTGGGAACCTCTCTACAAAATAAAGATGTTCTAGAATATTTCAAGAATTCATCTTGGGATGCAATCGGGCTAGAAATGGAAGGGGCACATTATCAAAAAGCTATTCAAATAGCTTCGAAAATACGTCACCATATCGATGAAGATGTAAAAGTGCAATATGCCTATTATGCATCCGATAACCCACTAGAGACCGGTAGCACTCTGGCTTCTGGAGGATTAGGCCTTACAGGAGTGAAGCCAACCTATCTCATTACACAAAAAATCTTAGAAAAAATAATTAAATAG
- a CDS encoding DUF3109 family protein → MFQIGKTLVSEELLKKEFVCNLSKCKGICCVEGDAGAPLDFEELDILDDIYEDIKPFLRKEGIDAIEREGKYTIDEDGEWTTPLVNHQECAYLVFEENGYSKCGIEKAYEAGFIDYKKPISCHLYPVRVKEYSNFSAVNYDVWDICSDACTLGKELQVNVAQFTKDALIRKFGQSWYDELMEINAAYNNPKK, encoded by the coding sequence ATGTTTCAAATTGGTAAAACCCTTGTTTCAGAAGAATTGTTAAAAAAAGAGTTCGTTTGTAATTTATCCAAATGCAAAGGTATTTGCTGTGTAGAAGGTGATGCGGGTGCACCTTTGGATTTTGAAGAGTTGGATATTTTAGATGATATCTATGAAGATATCAAGCCTTTTTTACGTAAAGAAGGGATAGATGCCATCGAGCGAGAAGGGAAATATACGATAGACGAAGATGGTGAATGGACCACGCCTTTGGTCAATCATCAAGAATGTGCTTATTTGGTTTTTGAAGAAAATGGTTATTCTAAGTGCGGCATAGAAAAAGCATATGAGGCAGGTTTCATCGATTATAAGAAACCAATTTCTTGTCATTTATATCCGGTTCGTGTTAAGGAATATTCAAATTTTAGTGCGGTTAACTATGATGTTTGGGATATTTGTTCCGATGCTTGTACCTTAGGCAAAGAATTACAAGTAAACGTAGCACAATTTACCAAAGATGCTTTGATTAGAAAGTTTGGTCAGTCATGGTACGATGAACTCATGGAGATAAATGCAGCCTATAATAACCCTAAGAAATAA
- a CDS encoding 1-deoxy-D-xylulose-5-phosphate synthase — MKTLLENIRTVDDLRKLSIQQLPELAYELRDFILDTLSVKPGHLGASLGVVELSIALHYHYQTPEDLLIWDVGHQSYPHKILTGRKENFYTLRQKQGIAGFPVRTESMFDPFGVGHSSTSLSAIIGMATADNLHHRNRKHIAVIGDASIASGMALEAMNHLGDTDLDVLIILNDNSIGIDPSVGALKSHFAQLDQQRPNIFENLNLHYLGSFDGHSFDDLFYAFSLADNTNGPKIIHLKTTKGKGYKNAEEDQVKWHSPGKFNKTTGEIHSHAAQTTYQTVFAETMQTLMEHNTDLVAITPAMLTGSNLIELKKKFPQRVFDVGIAEQHALTFAAGLATQNCLPYMAIYSTFLQRAYDQLIHDIALQNLPVVLCIDRAGFVGTDGATHHGYFDLSFLNSIPNTIVATASNVKDFIDILYTAQFTQQPFAIRFAKEEISYYQEKRHPEKLIIGEAKVRTKGTEIAICACGKIADRIRKIIHRHQLETKVTLIDFVFIKPINDNIFSDLMNFRTVLTFEDGILNGGMGHTILENLIALDFDGKIENFGYPDAFIEHATIDELNELVGLDDTNIEKIIFENLNF, encoded by the coding sequence ATGAAAACACTTTTAGAAAATATCCGAACTGTAGACGATTTACGTAAACTATCGATACAACAATTACCAGAATTGGCCTATGAGCTTCGTGATTTTATATTGGACACACTTTCTGTGAAACCTGGACACTTGGGGGCAAGTTTGGGCGTTGTAGAACTTAGCATTGCCTTGCATTATCATTATCAAACACCGGAAGATTTGCTTATTTGGGATGTAGGCCACCAATCCTACCCGCATAAAATATTGACCGGCAGAAAAGAAAACTTCTACACTTTGCGTCAAAAACAAGGAATCGCTGGTTTTCCTGTTCGTACCGAAAGTATGTTCGACCCTTTTGGTGTTGGCCACTCTTCTACTTCTTTATCTGCTATAATTGGGATGGCAACAGCCGACAATTTGCATCATCGCAACCGAAAACACATAGCAGTTATTGGCGATGCCTCGATAGCCTCTGGGATGGCCCTAGAAGCCATGAATCATTTAGGAGATACGGATCTGGATGTTTTGATCATTCTCAACGATAATTCTATCGGGATAGATCCTTCGGTAGGAGCACTGAAAAGTCACTTCGCACAACTTGACCAACAACGCCCCAATATTTTCGAAAATCTTAATTTGCACTATTTAGGTAGTTTCGATGGTCATTCTTTCGATGATCTTTTCTATGCCTTTTCTTTGGCCGATAATACCAATGGTCCTAAAATAATTCACCTGAAAACCACCAAAGGAAAAGGTTATAAAAATGCAGAAGAAGATCAGGTAAAATGGCATTCACCTGGAAAATTCAACAAAACAACTGGTGAAATCCATAGTCATGCTGCACAAACAACTTATCAAACAGTTTTTGCAGAAACCATGCAAACACTAATGGAACACAATACAGATTTGGTTGCTATTACTCCTGCAATGCTTACGGGAAGTAATTTGATAGAACTGAAAAAAAAATTCCCACAACGCGTCTTCGATGTCGGTATTGCAGAACAGCACGCCCTTACCTTTGCAGCTGGCTTAGCAACCCAAAACTGTTTGCCCTATATGGCTATTTATTCTACTTTTTTACAAAGAGCTTACGATCAATTGATCCATGATATTGCTTTGCAAAACCTACCAGTGGTTTTGTGTATTGACAGAGCAGGTTTTGTAGGAACTGATGGAGCCACCCATCATGGTTATTTTGATTTGAGTTTTCTAAATAGTATTCCGAATACGATTGTAGCAACGGCGAGCAATGTAAAAGATTTTATCGATATTTTGTACACCGCACAATTCACACAACAACCTTTTGCTATTCGTTTTGCCAAAGAAGAAATCAGCTATTACCAAGAAAAACGTCATCCAGAAAAACTTATTATTGGTGAGGCAAAAGTAAGAACTAAAGGGACAGAAATTGCCATTTGTGCCTGTGGAAAAATTGCCGACCGCATCCGAAAGATAATTCACCGACACCAACTAGAAACAAAAGTTACACTCATCGATTTTGTTTTTATCAAACCAATCAATGACAATATTTTTAGTGATTTAATGAACTTCCGAACGGTTCTCACATTCGAGGATGGAATCCTCAACGGTGGCATGGGTCATACAATTCTCGAGAATTTAATTGCTTTGGATTTTGACGGAAAGATAGAAAACTTCGGTTACCCGGATGCTTTCATTGAGCATGCGACAATCGATGAACTTAATGAATTAGTCGGTTTGGATGATACTAATATAGAAAAAATAATTTTCGAAAATTTAAACTTTTAA
- a CDS encoding DUF4252 domain-containing protein, translating to MRKNLILFFGIFVLMSSCTVTSMPAFYDKYSKQGTLVSVPAIAVKALGKLSNNQEFTNYLKSSKIFVMTEVSDRKMNRVMRDLKSSVQGERYQQPIHLKKGSKTIEVALQENQNRVKGMILGISGFNTVLVIQSKVDIPKETIHNALNEINDDFIDDLMDLLVN from the coding sequence ATGAGGAAAAATCTTATTTTATTTTTTGGCATTTTTGTATTGATGAGCTCTTGTACAGTAACGAGTATGCCTGCATTTTATGACAAATATAGCAAGCAAGGAACTTTGGTTTCTGTACCAGCAATTGCTGTGAAAGCTCTAGGAAAATTGAGTAACAATCAAGAATTTACCAATTACCTGAAATCTTCTAAAATTTTCGTAATGACCGAAGTTTCCGACAGAAAAATGAATCGCGTAATGCGTGACCTAAAATCTTCTGTGCAAGGGGAGCGATATCAACAACCAATTCACCTGAAAAAAGGCAGCAAAACTATCGAAGTTGCTTTACAAGAAAATCAAAACCGCGTGAAGGGAATGATTTTGGGTATAAGTGGTTTTAATACGGTTTTGGTTATTCAATCAAAAGTAGATATCCCGAAAGAAACAATCCATAATGCACTAAATGAAATCAATGATGATTTTATCGATGATTTGATGGATTTATTGGTTAACTAA
- the recJ gene encoding single-stranded-DNA-specific exonuclease RecJ gives MKNRWLLEPQPKEEDVLHMEQLINVPEALAVILLQRGINTFDLAKAYFRPSLEKLHDPFLMKDMDVAIDRLQKAIRNQENILIYGDYDVDGTTAVTLVYEYLSNYYSNLSYYIPDRYKEGYGVSVQSIDFAHDNDVSLIIALDCGIKALDKIEYAKTKGIDYIICDHHLPGKDIPNAVAVLDPKRKDCPYPYKELSGCGVGFKLMHAFAMHNQLPFDTLEPLFDLLAVSIAADIVPITGENRILAYFGLKRINENPRPGFAKMIPDNIQKNLNISNLVFTIAPKINAAGRIEHAYDAVRLMLSSDDYEAVKYLNKIKKLNERRRDLDSDITDGAIEQLSEIDHSLNYTTVVYDPEWNKGVIGIVASRLVDLYYKPTLVFTKGNDGELVASARSVKGFDLYQALNLNSQFLEKFGGHMAAAGLTLKEENFLAFRESFEETVKNSIQESQRIPTIEIDKEIKLKEISSSFKKILHQMGPFGPENMNPTFLSKDLVATDVRAMGKDGEHLRFLVHQRSERMTFTAIGFKLGNTKDKLILGVPFDAVYTLEQNYWQGKATWQMNIKDIRFHE, from the coding sequence ATGAAAAACCGATGGCTTTTAGAACCTCAACCCAAGGAAGAGGATGTCCTACACATGGAGCAACTGATCAATGTGCCAGAAGCATTGGCCGTTATCTTGTTGCAACGTGGAATTAATACTTTCGATTTAGCCAAAGCGTATTTCAGACCATCTTTAGAGAAATTGCACGATCCATTCCTGATGAAAGATATGGATGTAGCTATAGATCGGTTACAGAAAGCAATCAGAAATCAAGAAAATATTTTGATTTATGGTGATTATGATGTTGATGGAACAACAGCTGTAACCTTAGTTTATGAATATTTATCCAACTATTATTCGAATTTAAGTTACTATATACCAGATCGTTATAAGGAAGGATATGGCGTTTCTGTTCAAAGCATCGATTTTGCTCATGATAATGATGTGAGTCTTATCATTGCATTAGATTGTGGTATTAAAGCATTGGATAAAATAGAATATGCCAAAACAAAAGGCATCGATTATATTATTTGTGATCACCATCTACCAGGAAAAGATATTCCGAATGCAGTAGCCGTTCTCGATCCCAAAAGAAAAGATTGTCCCTATCCGTACAAAGAGCTTTCGGGTTGTGGGGTTGGCTTTAAATTGATGCATGCATTTGCGATGCATAATCAATTACCTTTCGATACTTTAGAACCTTTGTTCGATTTGTTGGCTGTGAGTATTGCAGCTGATATTGTACCGATAACAGGCGAAAATAGAATTCTAGCATATTTTGGTCTGAAGAGAATCAATGAAAATCCTCGTCCAGGGTTTGCAAAAATGATTCCTGATAATATCCAGAAAAATCTCAATATTTCGAATTTAGTTTTTACAATTGCACCGAAAATTAATGCTGCAGGTAGGATAGAACATGCTTACGATGCGGTAAGGTTAATGTTGAGTAGTGATGATTACGAAGCTGTAAAGTATCTTAATAAAATAAAAAAACTAAACGAACGTCGACGTGATCTAGATTCGGATATTACCGATGGAGCAATCGAACAATTGAGCGAAATTGATCATAGTCTAAATTATACCACCGTTGTTTATGATCCAGAATGGAACAAGGGTGTGATTGGGATTGTAGCTTCTCGTTTGGTAGATTTATACTACAAACCTACTCTTGTTTTTACCAAAGGAAATGATGGCGAATTGGTGGCTTCTGCACGTTCTGTAAAAGGTTTTGATTTGTATCAAGCATTGAATTTGAACTCTCAGTTCCTCGAAAAATTTGGAGGACATATGGCAGCTGCAGGATTAACATTAAAAGAAGAGAACTTTTTAGCCTTCCGAGAAAGCTTCGAGGAAACAGTGAAAAACTCTATACAAGAATCACAAAGAATTCCTACCATAGAAATTGATAAAGAAATAAAACTAAAAGAAATCAGTTCTTCTTTTAAAAAGATATTACACCAGATGGGGCCTTTCGGACCCGAAAATATGAATCCTACTTTTTTGTCCAAAGATCTAGTAGCTACCGATGTACGTGCAATGGGGAAAGATGGAGAACATTTGCGTTTCCTAGTTCATCAAAGAAGTGAAAGAATGACTTTTACGGCAATTGGCTTCAAATTAGGTAATACAAAAGATAAACTTATTTTGGGCGTTCCTTTTGATGCAGTTTATACTTTAGAGCAAAATTATTGGCAAGGTAAAGCAACTTGGCAAATGAATATAAAAGATATCCGTTTCCATGAGTAA
- the rsmI gene encoding 16S rRNA (cytidine(1402)-2'-O)-methyltransferase, producing the protein MSGKLYFVPTPVGNLKDMTFRAVEVLQSVDIILAEDTRNSGVLLKHYNISTPMRAYHMHNEHRATEDIVQQLQRGQQIALITDAGTPGISDPGFLLAKACVEHKISMECLPGATAFVPALVVSGLPNNEFTFVGFLPVKKGRKAKLELLANEKNTLVFYESPHKIGKTLHDLANYFGKERNASLSREISKKFEETLRGTLAELILITEQRSLKGEMVLIVEGKK; encoded by the coding sequence ATGAGTGGAAAATTATATTTTGTTCCTACTCCTGTAGGCAATTTAAAAGACATGACTTTTCGGGCTGTGGAAGTTTTGCAATCGGTGGATATTATTTTGGCCGAGGATACCCGAAATAGTGGAGTTTTATTGAAACATTATAACATTTCTACTCCTATGCGTGCCTATCATATGCACAATGAACATCGGGCAACGGAAGATATTGTCCAGCAATTGCAGAGAGGTCAACAAATCGCTTTGATTACAGACGCCGGAACGCCAGGTATCTCTGACCCTGGATTTTTATTGGCAAAGGCTTGTGTAGAACACAAAATCTCTATGGAATGTTTACCTGGAGCAACAGCTTTTGTACCCGCATTGGTAGTTTCTGGTCTACCCAATAATGAATTTACTTTTGTTGGATTTTTACCGGTTAAAAAAGGCAGAAAAGCAAAACTAGAATTATTAGCCAACGAAAAAAATACCTTGGTTTTTTATGAATCTCCTCATAAAATTGGTAAAACATTACACGATTTGGCAAACTATTTCGGGAAAGAAAGAAATGCAAGCTTATCCAGAGAAATTTCTAAAAAGTTCGAAGAAACTTTGCGTGGAACTTTGGCCGAATTGATCCTAATCACCGAGCAACGCTCTCTAAAAGGTGAAATGGTATTGATTGTAGAAGGCAAAAAATAA